The genomic stretch GAGCAGCGCGAGTGGCTGCGCGATACGATCGAGTCGGGCCGCCACAAAGTCGCTCTCTCCAACGAGCGTAAAGTGGAAGTCCTGCGCCGCCTTACGCGCGTCGAGACGCTCGAGCGCTACTTGCGGAAGGTTTTCCTCGGACAAAAGACCTTTTCGGTCGAGGGTCTCGACGCGACCGTGCCGATGCTCGAAGAGATGCTGCAGATGCTCGGCGACGACGGCGTGCCGCACGCGGTGATCGGGATGGCGCATCGCGGCCGGCTCAATACGATCGCGCACGTGGTCAACACGCCGTACGAAGAGATTCTCTCGGAGTTCGAGGCCGCGCACGCGCGCGGTGAAGTCGGCATCGACGGCGACGTGACCGGCGACGTCAAATACCATCACGGTGCGACCGGCGTCTACGAGTACGGCGCCGGAAAGAAAATCGGCGTCACGCTCGCGCACAATCCGAGCCACCTCGAAGCCGTCGATCCAGTGGTCGAGGGTCGAACGCGCGCGCTCCAGACCGATCACTCGCACGCGGTGCCCGAGCTCGACGTGCGCAAGGCTGCGCCGATTCTCATTCACGGCGACGCGGCGTTCTCGGGGCAAGGCATCATCGCCGAAGTGTTCAACCTGCAGTCGCTGCCAGGGTATACGGTCGGCGGTACGCTGCACGTGATCGCGAACAATCAGATCGGTTTCACGACCGATGCCAAAGACGACCGTTCGACGCGTTACTCGTCGGATCTCGGCAAAGGCTTCGACGTGCCCATCATACACGTCAACGCCGACGACATCGACGCGTGCATCTGGGCCGTTCATCTGGCAGTCGAATACCGCCGCGCCTTCGGGCGCGACGCGATCATCGACGCGATCGGCTATCGCCGCTTCGGTCACAACGAGCAGGACGAACCCGCGTACACCCAGCCCGCCATGTACGAGCGCATCAAAACTCACCCCACGGCGCGCGAACTCTTCGCAAACAAACTGGTCGCGCAGGGCGTATTGACGGCCGATGCGGTAAACGAAATGGCGAGCGCGGCGACCGCGCGCCTGCAGGAAGCCCACAAGAAGGTCAAGGGCGACCGCCACGACGTGGCCGGGATCTTAGCGAAGTTGACCGTCGCGCCGGCCGCCGCCGCGCCGATCGCGCCGATCGACAAGGCGCAATTGCTCGCCTGGAGCGACGAACTCGTTGCCGTGCCGAGCACGTTCACGACCAACAAGAAACTGCAGACGCAGTTCGACCGGCGTAAGGGCGTGATAAAAGAAAAGGGACTCGTCGATTGGGGCATGGCCGAAGCGCTCGCATTTGCGTCGCTGCTCGCGCAAGGGACGCCGATCCGTCTCACCGGACAAGATACCGAACGCGGTACGTTTAGCCATCGCCACGCGGTGCTGCACGATCCGAGCGGCACGCACGAGTACGTGCCGATTCAAAACCTGCACGACGCCCGAGCCTCGTTCGAGATTCATAATAGCCCGCTCTCGGAGTATGCGTGCCTGGGCTTCGAATATGGCTACGCCGCGGCGGTTCCCAAAGCGCTCGTGCTGTGGGAAGCGCAGTTCGGCGACTTCAATAACGGCGCGCAGATCATCATCGATCAATTTATCGCGGCCGGTCAGGCGAAGTGGGGTCAGACGACGCGTTTGACGCTGCTCCTGCCGCACGGATACGAAGGTATGGGGCCGGAACATTCGAGCGCGCGTCTCGAACGGTTCTTACAACTGACGGCGGAAGGCAATCTGCGCGTCGCGGTGCCGTCGACGGCGGCCAACTACTATCACTTGCTGCGTATGCAGGCGACCTCGCCGCAAGCGGTTCCGCTCGTCGTGATGACGCCCAAGTCGCTGCTGCGTGCCGAAGCGGCATCCGGCAAGATCGACGACATGGCCGGCGGCTCGTTCCAGCCCGTCCTCGACGATCCGAACGTCGCCGATAAGGGCGCCGTCGAACGACTGATCCTCTGTACCGGAAAGATCTACTACGACCTGACCGGTCACGATGCGTATAAGGGTCTCAAGAAGACCGCCATCGCGCGGATCGAGATGCTCGCACCGCTTCCAGTTGCGGAGATCAACGCCACCATCGCGAGCTATCCCAATCTCAAGAAGATCGTGTGGGTTCAGGAAGAGCCGAAGAACATGGGGGCGCGCGCGCACGTGCGGCGGCGCTTGCTCGAGGGCAAGACCGGTTCGTTCGATATCGAGTACATCGGTCGCGGCTACCGCGCGAGTCCGTCGGAAGGCTACCCCGGCGCTCACGCCGTCGAACAAGAGCGCATCGTCGTCACCGCCCTCGCCGAGTAACCGCATTGGGCGATACCC from Candidatus Baltobacteraceae bacterium encodes the following:
- a CDS encoding multifunctional oxoglutarate decarboxylase/oxoglutarate dehydrogenase thiamine pyrophosphate-binding subunit/dihydrolipoyllysine-residue succinyltransferase subunit, whose protein sequence is MPETMVQVTLPEMGESVTEGSIVEWRKKVGEYVAEGDTLVEVTTDKVDVEVPATASGVIKAILAGEGETVAVGAVLVEIDTNAKDSGAASAAPAPAAPANGSAKPSGPPKLVTVTLPEMGESVTEGSIVEWQKKVGDFVNEGDAIVNVTTDKVDVEVPATSSGVITAIHAAEGATVAVGGPLADIDANASAGSAAPVASAAPAAVARAPVAASPAPPARTGDAMATPQARRIARARRMTLANVRGSGPNGLILRADVEKHVEAIPSTPQLPPQLPPLAAESKITPLKGPAAALIGYMEASLAIPTATSFRTLAVEVLDGRRKELNAALKAAGRPQKVSFTHAIAFALVRAARELPFMTYSFRRENNAPSRIEPGIHLGLAVDSQRKDGSRFLVVPVIKNADALDFAGFHARYEALVVKARDNKLVADDLQGASFTLTNPGGIGTVASIPRLMAGQGSILAAGAIGYPAGFSGVDEATLKSLRIGKVMQMTSTYDHRVIQGAQSGEYLKRVDELLQGKDGFYEAIFQSLGLSAAPILRPPQDDKVALSAGRDKAAPSDEMLRAVAAGMAVVAAYRTHGHLAATLDPLGTQPVGEPSLEPSNWGLTPALLAAIPASVLRVKVPGSTLAEVLPHLKETYASTIAYEIEHIANTEQREWLRDTIESGRHKVALSNERKVEVLRRLTRVETLERYLRKVFLGQKTFSVEGLDATVPMLEEMLQMLGDDGVPHAVIGMAHRGRLNTIAHVVNTPYEEILSEFEAAHARGEVGIDGDVTGDVKYHHGATGVYEYGAGKKIGVTLAHNPSHLEAVDPVVEGRTRALQTDHSHAVPELDVRKAAPILIHGDAAFSGQGIIAEVFNLQSLPGYTVGGTLHVIANNQIGFTTDAKDDRSTRYSSDLGKGFDVPIIHVNADDIDACIWAVHLAVEYRRAFGRDAIIDAIGYRRFGHNEQDEPAYTQPAMYERIKTHPTARELFANKLVAQGVLTADAVNEMASAATARLQEAHKKVKGDRHDVAGILAKLTVAPAAAAPIAPIDKAQLLAWSDELVAVPSTFTTNKKLQTQFDRRKGVIKEKGLVDWGMAEALAFASLLAQGTPIRLTGQDTERGTFSHRHAVLHDPSGTHEYVPIQNLHDARASFEIHNSPLSEYACLGFEYGYAAAVPKALVLWEAQFGDFNNGAQIIIDQFIAAGQAKWGQTTRLTLLLPHGYEGMGPEHSSARLERFLQLTAEGNLRVAVPSTAANYYHLLRMQATSPQAVPLVVMTPKSLLRAEAASGKIDDMAGGSFQPVLDDPNVADKGAVERLILCTGKIYYDLTGHDAYKGLKKTAIARIEMLAPLPVAEINATIASYPNLKKIVWVQEEPKNMGARAHVRRRLLEGKTGSFDIEYIGRGYRASPSEGYPGAHAVEQERIVVTALAE